In a genomic window of Terriglobales bacterium:
- a CDS encoding two-component regulator propeller domain-containing protein codes for MSQYLDDSWGTEKGFAGGSVSALAQTPDGYLWIGTEKGLVRFDGLNFRQFEQANPTSFVIGPVRSLLADSQANLWVLSQNTKLFRYHNGSFELIRGEAENGITAIGRGSAGAILLSSLAMGTLRYDGKRFLTVSPPPQFADSASIAQGEAPDERSSRLSWSTGIMPDRLAQPTSAVISMAATEDGRIWMGTEDGGLFYLRQGRASAVDGLPKARISYLLPVESAGLWIGTGQGVWRWDGSRLTRAGVPAALLHAEVLSMIRDRDANLWVGTTQGLLRFNAKGVSSVSTVAGGGAVTALLEDREGNLWIGSERGLERLRDSAFVTYSVAGLPAQSMGPLYVDAEERTWVAPIAGGLRWLRGGKEGKVTAAGLAEDIVYSLAGGGKNELWIGRQRGGLTHLRYRDGEFTAEIYTQADGLAQNSVYAVYASREGTVWAGTLSGGVSAFRNGHFTTYTTANGLASNTVTSMAEGTDGTMFFGTPKGVSELTKTGWRSYGVREGLSSADVNCLLRDGTGVLWIGTSEGVAFLRAGQVKVPPAVPDSLHQPVLGMAEDRNGWLWMATASHVLEVKRSALLGEGFQEGDVREYGLADGLQGTEGVKRSSSVIADGQGQVWFSTNRGLSVVNPARATVSSAPALVHIEAVSADGSSLDLRGPVRTPPSPQRTTFRYVGLSLSNAERVRYRYRLEGFDRGWSEPVTNREATYGNLGAGRYRFRVMASNSEGLWNGSEAAVGFEVEPTLWQTWWFRLGCVLSAGLLVLGVYRVRMHQLTRLLNVRFEERLAERTRIAQELHDTFLQGVLSASMQLHVAVDQLPPDSPVLPAMKRVLQLTGQVVEEGRNTLRGLRSSIESAQDLKNSFSRIPEELGGGKGIDFRVVVEGTSLPLRPAIRDEVYRVGREALVNAFQHSGASNIDVHLEYAANQLRILVEDDGRGIDPEVLQSGRDGHWGIAGMRERAERIGGKLRVWSRRGGGTEVELCLPSQVAWDCHPTGPAPRWFARLQQRERKVK; via the coding sequence GTGTCGCAATACTTGGATGACTCGTGGGGAACGGAAAAAGGCTTTGCGGGCGGCTCGGTGTCGGCACTCGCGCAGACTCCCGATGGTTATCTTTGGATTGGGACGGAAAAGGGGCTGGTGCGTTTCGATGGATTGAATTTTCGTCAGTTTGAGCAAGCCAATCCTACTTCCTTCGTGATTGGTCCGGTACGATCTCTACTGGCGGACTCGCAAGCGAACCTCTGGGTGCTGTCGCAAAATACCAAGCTCTTTCGCTACCACAATGGAAGCTTCGAGCTGATTCGTGGAGAGGCTGAGAACGGAATTACCGCGATAGGCCGCGGAAGTGCCGGCGCAATATTGCTTTCATCACTCGCCATGGGAACTCTCAGATACGACGGCAAACGATTTCTGACCGTTTCCCCCCCGCCTCAATTCGCTGACTCCGCAAGCATCGCGCAGGGAGAGGCTCCTGACGAACGATCCAGCCGTCTCAGTTGGTCCACTGGCATTATGCCCGACCGATTAGCGCAGCCAACGTCGGCGGTGATTTCGATGGCAGCGACGGAGGACGGCAGGATCTGGATGGGCACAGAGGATGGCGGGCTGTTCTATCTGCGCCAGGGGCGGGCGTCGGCAGTGGATGGTTTGCCCAAGGCGAGGATCAGCTACCTTCTGCCGGTGGAGAGCGCTGGCTTGTGGATCGGAACCGGCCAGGGAGTGTGGCGCTGGGACGGGAGCAGGCTGACGCGCGCGGGTGTGCCCGCGGCACTGCTGCATGCAGAAGTGCTGTCTATGATTCGCGACCGGGACGCAAACCTCTGGGTGGGCACGACCCAAGGACTGCTGCGCTTCAACGCCAAGGGAGTTTCCTCCGTAAGTACGGTAGCCGGTGGTGGGGCGGTAACCGCGCTGCTGGAAGACCGGGAAGGAAACCTCTGGATTGGGAGTGAACGCGGGCTGGAGCGGTTGCGCGATAGCGCGTTTGTCACCTACTCGGTTGCCGGTCTGCCAGCGCAGAGCATGGGGCCGTTGTACGTGGACGCGGAGGAGCGCACCTGGGTTGCGCCGATCGCGGGTGGTCTGCGCTGGCTGCGGGGAGGCAAGGAGGGGAAGGTCACGGCCGCTGGACTGGCCGAGGACATCGTGTATTCGCTGGCTGGCGGCGGCAAGAATGAGTTGTGGATCGGAAGACAGCGGGGCGGGCTGACGCATCTGCGCTACCGGGACGGTGAGTTCACGGCTGAGATCTACACCCAGGCGGACGGCCTGGCGCAGAACAGCGTGTATGCGGTGTATGCGAGCCGGGAAGGCACGGTGTGGGCGGGAACGCTGAGTGGAGGAGTGAGTGCGTTTCGCAACGGCCACTTCACGACGTACACGACGGCGAATGGCTTGGCGTCGAACACGGTGACGTCGATGGCTGAAGGCACGGACGGCACGATGTTCTTTGGCACGCCCAAAGGAGTGAGTGAGCTGACCAAGACTGGCTGGCGCAGCTATGGCGTGCGCGAGGGATTGTCGTCGGCGGATGTGAACTGTCTGCTGCGCGATGGGACAGGAGTGCTGTGGATTGGAACCTCCGAGGGAGTGGCATTTCTCCGTGCGGGCCAGGTTAAGGTGCCGCCAGCCGTACCGGACTCGCTGCACCAACCCGTATTAGGGATGGCGGAGGACAGAAACGGATGGCTGTGGATGGCGACTGCCAGTCACGTGCTGGAGGTGAAGCGCAGCGCCTTGTTGGGGGAGGGATTTCAGGAAGGCGACGTGCGGGAGTACGGGCTAGCGGACGGCTTGCAGGGCACGGAGGGAGTGAAGCGCTCGTCGTCGGTGATTGCCGATGGACAGGGGCAGGTTTGGTTTTCGACGAACCGCGGGCTGTCGGTGGTCAACCCGGCGCGCGCGACGGTGAGTTCCGCGCCCGCGCTGGTGCACATCGAGGCGGTTTCTGCCGACGGCAGCTCGCTCGATCTGCGGGGGCCCGTGCGGACTCCCCCGTCACCTCAGCGGACGACGTTTCGCTACGTGGGGCTGAGCTTGAGCAATGCGGAGCGGGTGCGCTACCGATATCGGCTGGAGGGATTTGATCGCGGCTGGAGTGAGCCGGTGACCAACCGCGAGGCCACCTACGGCAATCTGGGCGCGGGGCGCTACCGTTTCCGGGTGATGGCCAGCAATAGCGAGGGGCTGTGGAACGGGTCGGAGGCAGCGGTGGGGTTCGAAGTGGAGCCCACTTTGTGGCAGACGTGGTGGTTCCGGCTGGGCTGCGTGCTGAGCGCTGGGCTGCTGGTATTAGGCGTGTACCGGGTGCGCATGCATCAGTTGACGCGGCTGCTCAATGTGCGCTTTGAGGAGCGGCTGGCGGAACGAACCCGCATCGCGCAGGAACTGCATGATACCTTTCTGCAAGGGGTGCTGAGCGCCTCGATGCAGCTGCATGTGGCGGTGGACCAGTTGCCCCCGGATTCGCCGGTATTGCCGGCGATGAAGCGGGTATTGCAGTTGACGGGGCAGGTGGTAGAAGAAGGGCGCAACACGCTGCGCGGGCTGCGCTCCTCGATCGAAAGCGCGCAGGATCTGAAGAATTCCTTCTCGCGGATTCCCGAAGAACTGGGCGGGGGAAAGGGAATTGATTTTCGGGTGGTGGTAGAAGGAACCTCGTTGCCGTTGCGGCCCGCCATTCGCGATGAGGTTTACCGTGTTGGTCGGGAGGCGCTGGTGAATGCCTTCCAGCATTCTGGGGCGAGCAATATCGATGTGCACCTGGAGTATGCGGCGAATCAGTTGCGCATTCTGGTTGAAGACGACGGCCGCGGAATCGATCCTGAGGTTTTGCAATCGGGTCGCGACGGGCACTGGGGGATAGCGGGCATGCGCGAGCGCGCCGAGAGGATCGGAGGAAAATTGAGAGTCTGGAGCCGCCGCGGAGGTGGTACCGAGGTCGAACTTTGCCTGCCCAGCCAGGTTGCCTGGGACTGCCATCCCACCGGCCCCGCTCCCCGTTGGTTCGCGCGCCTGCAACAGCGAGAGAGGAAGGTCAAGTGA
- a CDS encoding response regulator transcription factor, producing MAEAAKIRIFCVDDHPLVHEGVATVIRSQPDMVLVAEAACGREAIQRFREHKPDVTLMDLRLPDISGIDAMIAIRSEFSEARIIILTTFSGDVEIQRALEAGARAYVLKSMPPKELVEVIRQVHAGKKRIPPEIAAYLAEHYSDEALTTREIEVLQQIAGGSRNRDIAEKLFITEETVKVHIKHIMEKLGATDRTQAVAIGVRRGIIQL from the coding sequence ATGGCTGAGGCCGCCAAAATACGAATCTTCTGCGTTGACGATCATCCTCTGGTGCACGAGGGCGTAGCTACCGTCATTAGGAGCCAGCCGGACATGGTGCTGGTGGCGGAGGCTGCCTGCGGGCGCGAAGCTATTCAGCGTTTTCGGGAACACAAACCTGACGTGACGCTGATGGACCTGCGGCTGCCTGATATAAGCGGGATCGACGCGATGATTGCGATTCGCTCGGAATTTTCAGAAGCCCGAATCATCATCTTGACGACTTTTTCTGGCGACGTGGAGATTCAACGGGCGCTGGAAGCCGGAGCCCGAGCGTACGTGCTGAAGAGTATGCCTCCCAAGGAACTGGTGGAAGTTATCCGCCAAGTACATGCGGGTAAGAAGCGAATCCCGCCGGAGATCGCAGCCTACCTGGCTGAACATTACAGCGATGAGGCCCTCACCACTCGTGAGATAGAAGTCCTGCAGCAGATTGCTGGCGGCAGTCGGAACCGTGATATCGCTGAAAAGCTTTTTATCACCGAAGAAACTGTCAAAGTGCACATCAAGCACATCATGGAGAAGCTTGGGGCTACCGATCGGACCCAGGCCGTGGCAATTGGAGTGCGGCGCGGAATCATCCAGCTCTAA
- a CDS encoding TolC family protein → MKKRNNAIIRCILLMLCACVWGSAAAAQERRITLQEAIALAQRQNHALKAASYDVAAEEQKKRMAKSGYFPSITNESNFLHITDLQRVEVPAGAFGAEIPAANVFLTQGTETFESSGTMLAQPLTQLIKIHQANKMATADLNRSQAAFTKASTDVVFRVHELYYRILTSQLQKEAAELLITSGSENLNENTDQVKNGSLLEVARIESKANLLEARQALLATDMQIADLTLQLNDALGLPLNTKLILDPNVDVALDLQPREQSLSAALNDNPEIKEATQALEKARAAHAAAKAEYIPDITAYARHSYQNGVPFLDRNFGTFGINLTYDVFDAGKRRALVRERRDEVSEAEENLQRVKDEIEVRVNTIYNRLDVARALVETRKEYVAARVENARLSEDQFKQGITLASQRDASRAQAMKARAGLLDASLAYLLARDDLNRTLGRTSP, encoded by the coding sequence ATGAAAAAGCGCAACAACGCGATTATCCGCTGCATCTTGCTGATGCTCTGCGCGTGTGTATGGGGGTCTGCCGCAGCAGCTCAAGAGCGCAGGATTACGCTCCAGGAGGCCATTGCTCTCGCACAACGCCAGAATCATGCGCTGAAAGCGGCGTCCTATGATGTCGCAGCAGAAGAGCAAAAAAAACGCATGGCGAAGTCTGGCTACTTTCCCTCCATTACCAACGAGTCTAATTTCCTGCATATCACGGACCTGCAGCGGGTCGAAGTGCCCGCCGGCGCCTTCGGTGCAGAGATTCCGGCCGCAAACGTTTTTCTTACTCAGGGAACGGAGACATTTGAATCCAGCGGCACCATGCTTGCCCAACCATTAACGCAGCTCATTAAGATCCATCAGGCGAACAAAATGGCGACAGCCGACCTGAACCGCTCCCAAGCCGCATTCACCAAGGCATCGACGGATGTGGTTTTCCGTGTGCACGAGCTCTACTATCGCATCCTCACCAGCCAGTTGCAGAAAGAAGCGGCAGAACTCCTGATTACGTCAGGAAGCGAGAATTTGAACGAGAACACAGACCAGGTCAAGAACGGCAGTCTGCTGGAAGTGGCACGGATCGAAAGCAAAGCCAATCTTCTCGAGGCCAGGCAGGCGCTGCTGGCTACCGACATGCAGATTGCTGACCTGACCCTTCAGTTGAATGATGCGCTTGGACTGCCTCTGAACACCAAGCTCATCCTCGACCCTAATGTTGACGTCGCGCTCGATTTACAACCACGCGAACAATCGCTTAGCGCCGCGCTCAATGACAACCCGGAAATCAAGGAAGCAACCCAAGCCCTCGAAAAGGCACGAGCGGCGCACGCTGCGGCCAAGGCGGAATACATACCCGATATTACTGCCTACGCCCGGCACAGCTACCAAAATGGAGTACCGTTCTTGGACCGGAATTTTGGTACCTTCGGCATCAATCTCACTTATGACGTCTTCGATGCCGGCAAACGCCGAGCGCTCGTGCGAGAACGCCGGGATGAAGTTTCGGAAGCGGAAGAGAACCTGCAACGAGTAAAGGACGAGATCGAAGTTCGGGTCAACACGATCTATAACCGGCTGGACGTGGCCCGTGCCTTGGTGGAAACGAGAAAAGAGTATGTGGCTGCGCGAGTGGAGAATGCCCGGCTCTCCGAGGATCAGTTCAAGCAGGGTATCACCCTGGCATCGCAGCGCGATGCATCTCGGGCCCAAGCCATGAAAGCACGCGCCGGGTTGCTGGACGCCAGCCTGGCTTATCTGCTGGCCCGAGACGATCTCAATCGGACCCTCGGACGTACGAGTCCCTGA
- a CDS encoding MFS transporter: protein MAATTIPARPPTPVEIARATAAAIPVELSARQVIGIFGVLLGAGLVTLTGRLLSLGLADLKGHVGISYDQGAWLDSAFNATLVFIGPFSVYLGGLLGPRRILLFAAGVFTVTCAFLPLIHSYSLLVAALIVAGLTSGTFYPLTLTFALRISPLRFLPFTMAFYATFIDGSVNVAPSLYGWYREHLSWHWMFWNSALIAPVMMICIYLGIPKAPPRKKDSAVPSFVGFLYLSLGLALMMAALQQGERLDWWRSGVFNALFWSGALFTLCALIRRLRGPNPLVALPYLWRWNTFLLGSLLFWFRFTLTGTIILIPQSLAIRGFEPEQIGPAVIWSAAPLLLTTFIAALLMHRKLDPRLVLAAGLTCTAFAVYLNAGYTTAWSAANYYRTELLMGVGQSFALIGLVGCIILQGVFTGGLAKPAWILTFSAMFHTIRLFGGTAGAIYMGHFLATREKLHSNLLGLHVARGTWITDVNLHAMAAGVYAKSSGVADAAARAASLIGARLRLQAYALSLNEGFLLVAWTCVLGLLLTALLHKSPMNYGDLSDIQQQLSERKESNS, encoded by the coding sequence ATGGCCGCCACGACGATTCCAGCCCGCCCACCTACCCCTGTGGAGATTGCGCGTGCCACGGCTGCGGCGATCCCCGTAGAGTTATCCGCACGTCAGGTCATAGGGATCTTCGGAGTGCTTCTCGGAGCCGGCCTTGTCACGTTGACGGGACGCTTGCTTAGTCTGGGGCTTGCCGATCTGAAGGGCCATGTGGGCATTAGTTACGATCAGGGTGCATGGCTGGACAGCGCGTTTAACGCGACACTCGTGTTCATCGGACCCTTTAGCGTCTATCTCGGAGGTTTGCTGGGGCCACGGCGCATCCTTCTCTTTGCCGCTGGGGTATTTACGGTGACCTGCGCCTTTCTCCCACTCATCCACAGTTATAGTCTGCTGGTTGCGGCTTTGATTGTCGCCGGGCTAACCTCGGGCACGTTTTATCCGCTCACGCTCACTTTTGCACTTCGCATTAGTCCTCTTCGATTCCTGCCTTTCACGATGGCGTTCTACGCCACGTTTATCGATGGGTCCGTCAATGTGGCGCCCTCGCTCTATGGCTGGTACCGCGAGCATCTTTCCTGGCATTGGATGTTCTGGAATTCGGCCTTAATTGCCCCGGTGATGATGATATGCATCTATCTCGGGATACCCAAAGCCCCTCCGCGAAAGAAGGACAGTGCGGTGCCCAGCTTCGTCGGATTTCTGTACCTCAGCCTGGGATTGGCGCTGATGATGGCAGCTCTTCAACAAGGCGAAAGGCTTGACTGGTGGCGTTCTGGTGTATTCAACGCGCTGTTCTGGTCCGGGGCTCTCTTCACCCTTTGCGCGCTCATACGGCGACTACGCGGTCCCAACCCGCTGGTAGCCCTCCCCTATCTCTGGCGATGGAACACTTTTTTGTTGGGAAGTCTGCTCTTCTGGTTTCGGTTTACTCTCACCGGAACCATCATCCTAATCCCTCAGTCACTGGCCATTCGCGGCTTTGAACCGGAGCAGATCGGGCCGGCTGTGATCTGGAGCGCTGCACCGCTGTTGCTGACTACGTTTATTGCGGCGCTTTTGATGCATCGGAAACTAGACCCTCGTCTGGTGCTGGCTGCGGGTCTGACCTGCACCGCCTTCGCCGTTTACTTGAACGCCGGGTACACGACGGCCTGGTCGGCAGCGAACTACTATCGCACCGAGCTGCTTATGGGCGTCGGACAATCGTTTGCCCTCATCGGGCTGGTGGGATGCATCATCCTGCAGGGAGTGTTCACGGGAGGATTAGCGAAACCTGCCTGGATCCTGACATTCTCAGCGATGTTTCACACCATTCGCTTATTTGGTGGAACAGCGGGGGCCATCTACATGGGCCACTTTCTCGCCACGCGCGAGAAGCTGCACTCGAACCTTTTGGGTCTGCACGTAGCCCGCGGCACCTGGATCACAGATGTGAATCTTCACGCCATGGCTGCGGGCGTTTACGCCAAATCATCCGGTGTGGCCGACGCGGCCGCCCGCGCCGCTAGTCTGATCGGAGCCCGGCTGCGTCTTCAGGCCTATGCCTTGAGCCTCAATGAGGGTTTCCTGTTGGTTGCCTGGACCTGCGTCCTGGGCCTTTTATTGACTGCGTTACTGCACAAGTCGCCGATGAACTACGGGGACCTCAGCGATATTCAGCAACAATTGTCCGAACGTAAGGAATCGAATTCATGA
- a CDS encoding HlyD family secretion protein, producing MAAEKASPIPSETMKPAPAPVRTAEPEHPPAQTRRNWQKYGTPALVVLLAAAVIFTITRNWNAWEGGRIEQVTDDAYVRGDLTPLSTKVAGIVRDVKVSDYQTVRKGDLLVQLDDDDYQAQVAQAKAAVEAAKSAIENNRRQKQLQQAKVDRALAGVSQARAEISSAQAGIEAAQADVDRTAPERRRQENLMETNSTTRQKLEQVVAQDEQSRAQLTSRQAGLQQAKAALASSESSVDAERRGLAVLDSQEAQLIADLHAKEAALTVAQVNLGYTRIEAPNDGSVGERQVRPGQLVSPGTQVIPFVSRSKWVQANYRETQLTNMKIGDVAEIRVDAYPGKTFHGKVIEIAPASGSQFALLPPDNATGNYTKVVQRLSVKIALDDASTADELRPGLSVTATVRTRR from the coding sequence GTGGCTGCAGAAAAAGCAAGTCCCATCCCAAGTGAAACCATGAAGCCGGCGCCGGCTCCGGTGCGAACGGCTGAACCGGAGCACCCCCCGGCGCAAACCAGACGGAATTGGCAGAAATACGGAACCCCGGCTTTGGTGGTGCTGCTGGCGGCTGCAGTGATCTTCACCATCACACGAAACTGGAATGCCTGGGAGGGAGGCCGGATCGAGCAGGTCACAGACGACGCGTACGTTCGAGGTGATCTCACGCCGCTAAGTACCAAAGTGGCCGGAATCGTTCGCGACGTAAAGGTGTCGGACTACCAAACGGTGCGCAAGGGAGATCTGCTGGTTCAGCTCGATGATGACGATTACCAGGCCCAAGTCGCCCAGGCCAAGGCCGCGGTGGAAGCTGCCAAAAGCGCAATCGAAAACAATCGCCGCCAGAAGCAGCTGCAGCAGGCCAAGGTCGACCGTGCGCTGGCAGGAGTATCGCAGGCACGAGCGGAAATCTCATCCGCGCAAGCTGGGATTGAGGCTGCGCAGGCGGATGTGGATCGAACCGCTCCGGAGCGGCGCCGGCAGGAAAATCTCATGGAGACCAACTCAACGACGCGGCAAAAGCTTGAGCAAGTCGTGGCTCAGGACGAGCAGTCGCGCGCACAACTGACCAGCCGGCAAGCCGGACTGCAACAGGCCAAAGCCGCACTCGCGAGTAGCGAGTCATCCGTGGATGCCGAACGTCGCGGCCTGGCTGTGCTGGATTCGCAAGAGGCACAGCTCATCGCCGATCTCCACGCCAAAGAGGCCGCACTCACCGTCGCGCAAGTCAACCTCGGCTACACCAGGATTGAGGCACCCAACGACGGTAGCGTGGGCGAGCGACAGGTTCGGCCTGGACAGCTGGTGTCTCCCGGAACACAAGTAATTCCATTTGTCAGCCGAAGTAAGTGGGTCCAGGCGAACTATCGCGAAACACAACTTACGAACATGAAAATCGGCGATGTAGCCGAGATCCGTGTTGACGCGTATCCGGGAAAGACGTTTCACGGCAAAGTAATCGAGATTGCGCCTGCCAGTGGTTCGCAATTTGCGCTGCTCCCGCCCGACAATGCCACCGGTAATTACACGAAAGTCGTCCAGCGCCTTTCCGTAAAGATCGCCCTGGATGACGCCAGCACGGCTGACGAACTGCGACCAGGTCTTTCTGTAACTGCCACCGTCCGCACAAGACGATAA
- a CDS encoding AI-2E family transporter translates to MSFPERRTANILMTILFFAVLCAAVYSARRIILLFVLAIFFAYLLNPVVKFLQSHSLFFRNLRGPAVVEVYLAFLILIGVLGYLFAPGAARRTVKFMDQVPVVMDGLATGNIAGDLRQKYDWSEEQEIRFRAFLARHREGIQSLVPTVDRYISNAAQIIGWSLLIPVLAIFFLRDGQHIADVLIRILFPSNRYARVWTVANDLHEMLTRYVRAQLLLCGLSFLFYLIALLLLGFPHAILFASLGGVLEFIPVAGWITTFATIVGVGLLNHCHWLWMAALLLIWRVIQDYFATPRIMGSHLKIHPLAAIFAVLVGAEIGGIVGVYLAVPLMAALRLIFSAYAGERTSRGHYHHFDAAPEVPSSLAETAIS, encoded by the coding sequence ATGTCATTCCCCGAGCGTCGCACCGCAAACATTCTGATGACGATATTGTTCTTCGCTGTCTTGTGCGCAGCTGTTTACAGCGCTCGGCGCATTATTCTTCTCTTTGTCCTGGCGATTTTTTTCGCCTACTTGCTTAATCCTGTGGTCAAGTTTTTACAGAGTCATTCCCTGTTCTTCAGGAATCTGAGAGGGCCAGCGGTCGTGGAGGTTTATCTTGCGTTCTTGATTCTGATCGGGGTGCTGGGATACTTGTTCGCGCCGGGTGCGGCAAGACGCACCGTGAAGTTTATGGACCAGGTTCCAGTTGTGATGGATGGACTGGCAACGGGAAATATTGCCGGCGACCTGAGGCAAAAATACGATTGGAGCGAGGAACAGGAAATTCGCTTCAGAGCGTTTCTGGCGAGGCATAGAGAAGGAATTCAGAGCCTGGTGCCAACCGTAGACCGTTACATTTCCAATGCTGCGCAGATAATCGGCTGGTCACTTCTGATTCCTGTCCTGGCGATCTTCTTCTTGCGCGACGGGCAGCACATCGCCGATGTCCTCATCCGAATCTTGTTTCCTTCAAACCGGTACGCAAGAGTCTGGACAGTAGCCAATGATCTTCACGAAATGCTCACACGATATGTGAGGGCGCAGCTGCTGCTCTGTGGTCTGTCCTTCCTGTTTTATTTGATCGCCTTGCTGCTTCTGGGATTTCCGCACGCCATTTTGTTTGCCAGCCTGGGGGGAGTGCTGGAATTCATTCCTGTGGCGGGCTGGATCACGACATTCGCGACGATTGTCGGTGTCGGGCTGCTGAATCACTGCCACTGGCTCTGGATGGCAGCATTACTGCTCATTTGGAGAGTGATCCAAGACTATTTCGCGACGCCCCGGATTATGGGAAGTCACCTGAAGATCCACCCTCTGGCCGCAATTTTTGCGGTGCTGGTAGGAGCCGAAATCGGAGGGATCGTCGGAGTTTACCTAGCCGTACCTTTGATGGCGGCCCTGCGTCTGATCTTCAGTGCTTATGCTGGAGAGCGCACTAGCCGGGGCCACTATCATCATTTCGACGCTGCTCCGGAAGTGCCATCTAGCCTGGCGGAGACGGCTATCAGCTGA
- a CDS encoding universal stress protein, translated as MAMADPQEGIVQHSFISPDQLSVRNILMATDLSECSERALSCALGVASRYQSRLHLFHCIDPIPYDMVDPGAVQTTRDDAKSELERLISGFRKQDRLKNVEVHIKVEAGDLAGIFPDIVKDLHPDLIVVGTHGRTGWRKMVLGSVAEIIVDQSSCPVLTVGPSADRPRMQEFGPQSILLANVAPTRSALAESYALSLARKYGSQLHTVDGREKEWSRVTANGLEYEAPETERRDATFDIALSGPQHSPADSGVQSDLILSVAHQIAADLIVLSVPGGHRFADRFLSTNPYRVLCDSPCPVLTVHAR; from the coding sequence ATGGCGATGGCAGATCCGCAGGAAGGGATAGTACAACATTCATTCATCAGCCCGGATCAGCTGAGCGTGCGCAACATTCTAATGGCGACTGACCTCTCGGAATGCTCAGAACGAGCCCTCAGCTGTGCGTTGGGAGTCGCCAGCCGCTATCAATCGCGGTTGCATCTCTTTCACTGTATCGATCCGATACCTTACGACATGGTAGACCCGGGCGCCGTCCAGACGACCCGCGATGACGCCAAGAGCGAGCTCGAACGGCTGATATCGGGGTTTCGCAAGCAAGACCGGCTCAAGAATGTCGAAGTCCACATCAAAGTTGAGGCCGGAGACCTGGCCGGAATTTTTCCAGATATTGTTAAAGACCTTCATCCTGATCTGATCGTTGTTGGTACCCATGGTCGAACGGGATGGCGGAAAATGGTTTTGGGATCGGTTGCCGAGATCATTGTGGACCAATCTTCGTGCCCGGTATTGACCGTAGGCCCCTCCGCCGATCGGCCGCGAATGCAGGAATTCGGACCTCAAAGCATTCTCTTGGCCAACGTAGCCCCAACCCGCTCCGCACTTGCAGAATCGTATGCCCTTTCACTGGCCCGCAAATATGGTTCCCAGCTCCACACTGTGGACGGTCGCGAAAAGGAGTGGAGCCGTGTGACCGCGAACGGGTTGGAGTATGAAGCGCCCGAAACCGAGCGAAGAGACGCGACATTCGATATTGCACTGAGCGGTCCTCAGCATTCGCCAGCGGACTCCGGCGTGCAAAGTGATCTCATTTTGTCAGTAGCTCATCAGATTGCCGCCGACCTGATCGTGCTTTCCGTACCGGGGGGTCACAGGTTTGCTGACCGATTTCTGTCTACGAACCCATATCGAGTGCTCTGCGATTCCCCCTGTCCAGTATTAACCGTGCATGCGCGATAG